A region from the Candidatus Thermoplasmatota archaeon genome encodes:
- the carA gene encoding glutamine-hydrolyzing carbamoyl-phosphate synthase small subunit has product MNGIRYVRQVGMDRARLVLEDGTVVEGIAFGARKTTFGELVFNTSMTGYQESLTDPSYAGQILLLTYPLIGNYGVNADDFESRRIWPRGFAVHEACEAPSHHKGGNKTVDEFLRDHGVPGLQGIDTRALTVKTRARGTLKAAICQEGDSVEEAFHKVRTMPHPDAENLVGQVTAARPVRLEATGKGRREIALLDCGAKENIVRSLRELGHVTRLPYNATMRDLERIAPDGVFCSNGPGDPSHAEILRTTVPLLRGAAERYPVMGICLGHQLLGLAFGAKTFKLKFGHRGANQPVKDLESGRVFITSQNHGYAVDVESARAAGLEVAQLNGNDGTAEGLRHARLPVFSVQYHPEAHPGPRDTWHLFQRFERMMAEHPGGR; this is encoded by the coding sequence TTGAACGGCATCCGGTATGTACGCCAGGTCGGAATGGATCGGGCGCGCCTCGTCCTCGAAGACGGAACCGTCGTCGAGGGCATTGCTTTTGGCGCGCGCAAGACGACCTTTGGCGAGCTCGTCTTCAACACCTCCATGACGGGCTACCAGGAGTCCCTCACGGACCCGTCGTACGCCGGCCAGATCCTCCTCCTCACGTACCCGCTCATCGGCAACTACGGCGTGAACGCGGACGACTTCGAGTCGCGACGCATTTGGCCGCGCGGATTTGCCGTGCACGAGGCGTGCGAGGCGCCCAGCCACCACAAAGGCGGCAACAAGACGGTCGACGAGTTCCTCCGCGACCACGGCGTGCCGGGCCTCCAAGGCATCGACACGCGCGCGCTTACGGTAAAGACGCGGGCACGCGGAACGCTGAAGGCCGCGATCTGCCAGGAGGGCGACAGCGTCGAGGAGGCCTTCCACAAGGTCCGCACCATGCCCCATCCGGACGCGGAGAACCTCGTGGGGCAGGTGACGGCCGCAAGGCCCGTCCGCTTGGAGGCGACCGGCAAGGGGCGACGCGAGATTGCGCTTCTGGACTGCGGCGCCAAGGAGAACATCGTCCGCTCGCTGCGCGAGCTTGGCCACGTGACCCGCCTTCCCTACAACGCGACGATGCGCGACCTCGAGCGCATCGCGCCCGACGGCGTCTTCTGCAGCAACGGCCCCGGCGACCCCTCGCACGCGGAGATCCTGCGCACGACCGTTCCCCTGCTGCGCGGGGCCGCCGAACGGTACCCCGTCATGGGCATCTGCCTTGGCCACCAGCTCCTTGGGCTTGCCTTTGGCGCGAAGACCTTCAAGCTCAAGTTCGGCCACCGGGGCGCCAACCAACCCGTCAAGGACCTCGAATCGGGCCGCGTGTTCATCACGAGCCAGAACCACGGCTACGCGGTGGACGTGGAGAGCGCGCGCGCGGCGGGGCTCGAGGTCGCGCAGCTCAACGGAAACGACGGGACGGCCGAGGGCCTTCGCCATGCTCGCCTCCCGGTGTTCAGCGTGCAGTACCACCCGGAGGCGCACCCGGGGCCGCGCGACACGTGGCACCTCTTCCAGCGGTTCGAGCGGATGATGGCCGAGCATCCGGGAGGCCGCTAG